The proteins below are encoded in one region of Corvus hawaiiensis isolate bCorHaw1 chromosome 3, bCorHaw1.pri.cur, whole genome shotgun sequence:
- the LOC125322355 gene encoding pre-mRNA-splicing factor CWC22 homolog has translation MTTECLGRRYFTAGAGPCGRAKPRASAGAVPGALRSVCPRCREGGQEAAPGGPSPSGSRAVPAQGRRSRGGRGPSADMDNREDEKSRTVCAASEEGLKARGKEKRKRKRSRSRSSSVSSTSSSSSTSTSSSSSQSSSRSSSSSSSRDSPKSKSKKKKKEKHNKKKRKKENKMKKKKEKKKRKEKTGPVQLSKFFKNKKKNENYSMITGKKIKMKIKKTKEDIERDRNRAQLLEFLNSAL, from the exons ATGACCACTGAGTGCTTGGGACGCCGGTATTTTACAGCGGGGGCGGGGCCATGCGGCAGGGCGAAGCCCCGAGCGTCGGCgggcgctgtgcccggcgcgCTGCGCTCCGTGTGCCCGCGGTGCCGTGAGGGAGGGCAGGAAGCGGCGCCGGGCGGCCCCAGCCCTTCCGGGTCGCGGGCGGTGCCGGCCCAGGGGCGGCGGagccggggcggccgcggccccaGCGCGG ATATGGATAACAGGGAGGATGAAAAAAGTAGGACGGTGTGTGCAGCCTCAGAAGAAGGGCTGAAGGCCCGAG gaaaagaaaaaaggaaacgAAAGCGCAGCAGAAGCAGATCCTCATCTGTTTCATCTACATCATCTTCTAGCAGTacatccacctcttcctcctcgtCACAGTCATCCTCAAGGTCATCTTCTTCCAGTAGTAGTAGAG ATTCTCCTAAGTCTAAatcaaagaagaagaaaaaagaaaaacacaacaaaaag aagaggaaaaaggagaacaaaatgaagaaaaagaaagaaaagaagaaaaggaaagagaaaacaggacCTGTCCAGCTTTCCAAG ttcttcaaaaacaaaaagaagaatgaaaactaCAGCATGAtaactggaaagaaaatcaagatgaaaataaagaagactAAGGAAGATATAGAG agagaccgGAACCGTGCACAGCTCCTGGAATTTCTGAACTCTGCCTTGTGA
- the RD3 gene encoding protein RD3, with amino-acid sequence MSLASWFRWNEPPNRISQRNPTEMVVETLMMELSWQIKHAEKQQRERENEYRKMKTGVDYGWLVSYPKQSYDISPGERLQLEDMCTKIHPSYCGPVILRFRQVVAEYEPEAQEVSQLFRSVLQEAAEKIKEEEEAKKLARQWNTKNRTSLSLTTFKSRSRISPFISDIKTISEDVERGTQPNRRVWSMPEFRNTKDF; translated from the exons ATGTCATTGGCATCCTGGTTCAGGTGGAATGAGCCCCCAAACCGCATTTCCCAGAGGAACCCCACAGAAATGGTGGTTGAAACGCTCATgatggagctgagctggcagaTCAAGcatgcagagaagcagcagcgAGAGCGGGAGAACGAATACCGCAAGATGAAGACCGGGGTGGACTACGGCTGGCTGGTCAGCTACCCAAAGCAGAGCTATGACATCAGCCCTGGAGAAcggctgcagctggaggataTGTGCACCAAAATACATCCTTCCTACTGTGGGCCTGTCATACTCAG GTTCCGGCAAGTCGTTGCTGAGTACGAACCAGAAGCGCAGGAAGTATCCCAGCTCTTCCGCTCCGTCctgcaggaagctgctgagaagatcaaagaggaggaagaggccaAGAAGCTTGCAAGGCAATGGAACACAAAGAACAGAACCAGCCTCTCCTTAACAACATTTAAATCTCGGTCCAGGATTTCCCCATTCATCAGTGACATCAAGACCATCTCTGAGGATGTGGaacggggcacccagcccaacAGGAGGGTTTGGAGCATGCCAGAATTTCGGAACACCAAGGATTTCTGA